The proteins below come from a single Drosophila busckii strain San Diego stock center, stock number 13000-0081.31 chromosome X, ASM1175060v1, whole genome shotgun sequence genomic window:
- the LOC108606420 gene encoding voltage-dependent T-type calcium channel subunit alpha-1G isoform X5: MTQAGDGSIWQVNLPQTIGSIANPYADCSELAALPTGQSTLESFYTSLARCDPHTMEALKAQHKRAPTAATAAAVGAAADVVAVEAAAPAKNLELTAVSAAVPMPTPTATPSHRRKHQHQHHNNNNNTKHNHHSGGQSSRSAQRQQAARQFVPTGNYMEDYACCYDLYQNALSPLDERRHQRPRGPALRCLIAVYRCIMRVCSWIRRYIKRLVEHKYFQQGILLAILINTLSMGIEYHDQPEELTAIVETSNIVFSGIFAVEMLLKVVAEGPFRYIANGFNVFDGIIVILSAIEICQQFLGNGTGGGGSGLSVLRTFRLLRILKLVRFMPNLRRQLFVMLRTMDNVAVFFSLLVLFIFIFSILGMYLFGGKFCKFLDESGLERECTCPEIISRHPQCECDRKHFNNILWATVTVFQILTQEDWNVVLFNGMEKTSHWAALYFVALMTFGNYVLFNLLVAILVEGFSSERNERREREQRELVKKLREETLAENYSDGMYDESRSEADSSTTNDSYYEVRNRWRSAEDVRKLQDSAELIIEAKSNMHRQRLLQPMQDYQINELPQQQAGSSGGASSNDKEASGKLLSHDDQAKPRGGLKKTYSIKDRRSDAPRLSKMRLVRDPPMITTTAATPQDSPSTTLEPGMSFRQWGDTLEPPSSPSPSLLKPPNIFSGGQRVLDEGIPSIDLIPPSPVLAHKPLNILNASQLQGHTPSHSLSAGSAGSSSSGIIVGDVAGGSSSLSSVIIDDISKNSGTAAAATPTPIYVPTMLQPPADLNLSELSLAGGASTSGSSSSERLTPLTPTTIATSPPPLTNASGFKQRFRRSSSKKRTRAQQHEQEELNNGKDTNRLSPQNSIRRLSNTLSIGSVGGVGGGVGSRRASACIFNSQVYQNLNQAPKLKAGAGQRRMSSIELAFSKTSHLNLHNLEANRKSLSYTNSKIDLDKWQKGSEPDMLQQYMEARDKRKNSISHYNLKKRLEEKELQQLQLLHQQQQQLEAAASQSHLPPQQLTKELHQLQQQQLQQEQQQQLQQQQQQPHSMLQTSGGGDNMSKLKMLITRLTPKHFTDERESYSMYIFPEDNRFRQICTWFVNQKWFDNVVLLFIALNCITLAMERPNIPPSSTERLFLSTANYVFTVVFTVEMFIKVVATGMFYGPDAYFTSGWNIMDGSLVTISIIDLLMSLISESSPKIFGILRVFRLLRSLRPLRVINRAPGLKLVVQTLLSSLRPIGNIVLICCTFFIIFGILGVQLFKGTFFYCEGEHIKNVRNRRECESIPGNVWTNRKYNFDDLGKALMSLFVLSSRDGWVNIMYTGLDAVGVDQQPIVNYNEWRLLYFIAFILLVGFFVLNMFVGVVVENFHRCREEQEKEEKIRRAAKRALQMEKKRRRMHEPPYYTNYSPTRMFVHNVVTSKYFDLAIAAVIGLNVVTMAMEYYKMPNPLKYALKIFNYFFTAVFILEANMKLVALGWHLYLKDRWNQLDVGIVLLSIVGIVLEELETNIIPINPTIIRVMRVLRIARVLKLLKMAKGIRALLDTVMQALPQVGNLGLLFFLLFFIFAALGVELFGRLECSDEIPCQGLGEHAHFANFGMAFLTLFRVATGDNWNGIMKDTLRDNCDDAADCVRNCCVSSIIAPIFFVIFVLMAQFVLVNVVVAVLMKHLEESHKQMEDELDMEVELERELVREQEFAQEQKLCQQLAEQAQSVEAPTTSTTAAATSTAAAATSSTAGGSAAGSSNTPRPLAKVKSLPKNFIYSTPALDKKSLSLTLCSSFNTQRRQTLQYLQQQQQHQGIQGLNLAELGTVNAAAALQRRTRRASAAGSGFRRRGILAKERSLDEQAIRRRNLETKRTSCDSLALDYRRGTIFESMESDAPSSNSYDLDVRSIRSAELPPTAPPLAVVSALVTPTPSTVSSVSAPPPTRRPFGWSQSVDQGCMRSSLLLSVPRSMPPRSRSGSTKQLFKQQALDEDADMDESSLLLPSVSSAAATPPLPPPAAAAAAVVPTDGPASIVAKSDSADILRIISERRRMDQRDQCGNEDSDYNELLLVKSPQSSTE; the protein is encoded by the exons ATGACACAAGCGGGCGATGGCAGCATTTGGCAG gTGAATCTACCGCAGACAATTGGCAGCATTGCCAATCCATATGCAGATTGCTCCGAGCTGG CGGCCTTGCCGACGGGTCAGAGTACGCTTGAATCGTTTTATAcatcgctcgctcgctgcgATCCGCACACGATGGAGGCATTGAAGGCGCAACATAAGCGTGCCCCAACAgcggccacagcagcagcagttggcgcCGCAGCCGATGTCGTTGCGGTTGAGGCAGCGGCACCAGCTAAAAATCTGGAATTAACTGCTGTCTCTGCAGCTGTGCCCATGCCCACGCCTACGGCTACGCCCTCGCATCGACGcaagcatcagcatcagcatcacaacaacaacaacaacactaagcACAATCATCACAGTGGCGGGCAGAGCTCACGCTCGGCACAGCGACAACAGGCGGCGCGTCAATTTGTGCCCACTGGCAATTATATGGAGGACTATGCCTGCTGCTATGATCTTTATCAGAATGCTCTGTCGCCGCTTGATGAGCGACGGCATCAGCGTCCACGCGGTCCAGCATTGCGCTGTTTAATTGCCGTCTATCGTTGCATCATGCGGGTTTGCTCCTGGATTCGTCGCTATATCAAGCGTTTGGTCGAGCACAAGTATTTCCAACAGGGCATCTTGCTAGCAATTCTAATCAACACTCTGTCCATGGGCATTGAGTATCACGATCAGCCCGAAGAGCTTACCGCTATCGTGGAGACCAGCAACATTGTCTTCTCGGGCATCTTTGCTGTCGAAATGCTGCTCAAAGTGGTGGCCGAGGGACCTTTCCGCTATATCGCCAATGGCTTCAATGTCTTCGACGGCATCATTGTTATACTCAG tgCCATTGAGATATGTCAACAATTTCTGGGCAATGGCACCGGAGGCGGTGGCTCTGGCCTATCCGTGCTGCGTACATTCCGCTTGTTGCGCATTCTCAAACTCGTGCGCTTTATGCCAAATTTACGGCGACAATTGTTTGTCATGTTGCGTACCATGGATAATGTTGCTGTCTTTTTCTCATTGCTTGTGCTcttcatattcatattcag CATACTCGGCATGTATCTGTTTGGCGGTaagttttgtaaatttttggaCGAATCCGGACTCGAACGCGAGTGCACGTGTCCCGAAATTATCAGCCGACATCCGCAATGTGAATGCGATCGTAAACACTTCAACAACATTTTATGGGCCACGGTCACAGTTTTTCAA ATACTGACACAAGAGGATTGGAACGTCGTACTATTCAATGGCATGGAAAAGACAAGTCATTGGGCCGCACTGTACTTTGTGGCGCTAATGACGTTCGGCAATTATGTGCTCTTTAATTTATTGGTCGCCATTTTGGTTGAGGGATTCAGTTCAGAG CGAAATGAACGTCGCGAGCGCGAACAACGCGAATTGGTTAAGAAACTGCGCGAAGAGACATTGGCTGAAAATTATAGCGATGGTATGTACGATGAATCACGCAGCGAAGCGGATTCGTCCACCACTAACGATAGTTACTACGAGGTACGAAATCGTTGGCGCAGCGCCGAGGATGTGCGCAAG CTACAGGACTCGGCCGAACTGATAATCGAAGCCAAGAGCAATATGCATCGCCAGCGTTTGCTCCAACCCATGCAGGATTATCAAATCAATgagctgccacagcagcaggcCGGCAGTAGTGGTGGCGCCTCCTCAAATGATAAGGAGGCGAGCGGCAAGCTCTTGTCACACGATGACCAAGCCAAGCCACGTGGCGGTCTTAAAAAG ACATACTCGATTAAGGACAGACGCAGCGATGCGCCACGCCTATCAAAAATGCGTTTGGTGCGCGATCCACCGATGATAACAACGACAGCGGCGACGCCCCAAGATTCGCCCAGCACCACCCTGGAGCCAGGCATGAGCTTCCGTCAGTGGGGCGACACACTTGAG CCGCCCAGCTCGCCATCGCCGTCGCTGTTGAAACCGCCGAATATATTTAGCGGTGGTCAACGCGTGCTCGACGAAGGCATACCCAGCATAGATCTCATACCGCCATCGCCGGTGCTGGCGCATAAGCCGCTGAATATATTGAATGCCAGTCAGTTGCAAGGACATACGCCTAGCCATAGCCtaagcgctggcagcgctggcagcagcagcagcggcatcatTGTCGGCGATGTCgctggtggcagcagcagcttgagcagcgTCATTATCGATGATATAAGCAAAAACTCTGgcacagcagcggcagcaacaccaacGCCCATTTATGTGCCAACAATGCTGCAGCCGCCAGCGGATTTGAATCTGAGTGAGTTGAGTTTAGCAGGTGGCGCCTccacaagcggcagcagcagcagcgaacgcCTAACGCCGctaacaccaacaacaattgcaacatcGCCGCCACCACTAACTAACGCCAGTGGCTTTAAGCAACGCTttagacgcagcagcagcaaaaaacgcACACGCGCCCAACAGCACGAACAGGAGGAGCTAAACAATGGCAAGGACACAAATCGCTTGAGTCCACAGAATTCGATACGCCGCTTAAGCAATACGCTGAGCATTGGCAGCGttggcggcgtcggcggcggcgttggcagTCGACGCGCCTCTGCCTGCATTTTCAACTCGCAGGTCTATCAGAATCTCAATCAAGCGCCCAAATTGAAAGCGGGCGCTGGTCAACGTCGCATGAGCTCCATTGAGTTGGCTTTTAGCAAAACTtcgcatttgaatttgcacaatttgGAGGCGAATCGCAAAAGTTTATCGTACACCAATTCGAAAATCGATTTGGATAAATGGCAAAAGGGATCGGAGCCGGATATGTTGCAGCAGTATATGGAGGCGCGTGATAAGCGCAAGAATTCGATATCGCATTACAACTTGAAGAAGCGTCTGGAGGAGAAGGaattgcaacagttgcagttgttgcatcaacagcagcagcagctcgaggcAGCTGCGTCGCAGTCACATTTGCCGCCGCAGCAGTTGACCAAAGAGTtacatcagctgcagcagcaacagctgcaacaagagcaacaacagcagctgcaacaacaacaacaacaaccacattCCATGTTGCAAActagcggcggcggcgacaacATGTCAAAGTTGAAGATGCTTATCACTCGCCTAACGCCCAAACATTTTACAGATGAACGCGAGTCCTATTCCATGTATATATTTCCGGAGGATAATAG ATTCCGGCAAATCTGCACGTGGTTTGTGAACCAGAAATGGTTCGACAATGTTGTCTTGCTCTTCATTGCACTCAATTGCATTACACTGGCCATGGAAAGACCAAATATCCCTCCAAGCAGCACCGAAAGATTGTTCCTGTCAACAGCCAATTACGTGTTCACCGTCGTCTTCACTGTCGAAATGTTCATTAAG GTAGTTGCCACGGGCATGTTTTATGGCCCGGATGCATATTTCACATCCGGCTGGAATATAATGGATGGATCTTTGGTTACAATATCGATAATTGATTTGTTAATGTCATTGATTAGCGAATCAAGCCCTAAGATATTTGGGATTTTAAGG GTGTTTCGTCTACTTCGTTCCCTGCGGCCGCTGCGTGTGATCAACCGCGCCCCGGGTCTGAAACTAGTCGTGCAAACGCTCTTATCATCCCTACGCCCCATTGGCAATATTGTGTTAATCTGTTGCACCTTCTTCATCATCTTTGGCATACTGGGCGTACAGCTATTCAAGGGCACCTTCTTCTACTGCGAGGGAGAGCACATCAAGAATGTTCGCAATCGACGCGAATGCGAAAGTATTCCGGGCAACGTTTGGACGAATCGCAAATATAATTTCGATGATTTGGGCAAGGCGCTAATGTCGCTTTTCGTTCTAAGTTCCCGCGATGGTTGGGTGAACATCATGTATACGGGATTGGATGCTGTCGGCGTGGATCAGCAGCCGATTGTCAACTATAATGAATGGAGATTACTGTACTTTATAGCATTCATTTTGCTCGTGGGCTTCTTTGTGTTGAACATGTTTGTGGGCGTTGTGGTTGAAAATTTTCATCGCTGTCGCGAGGAGCAAGAAAAGGAAGAGAAGATACGACGTGCAGCAAAGCGTGCACTACAAATGGAAAAGAAACGTCGACGCATGCATGAACCACCCTACTATACAAACTATTCGCCAACGCGCATGTTTGTTCACAATGTCGTAACGTCCAAATACTTTGACCTGGCTATTGCAGCAGTCATCGGACTAAATGTCGTGACAATGGCTATGGAATATTATAAGATGCCGAACCCGTTGAAGTATGCTCTCAAGATATTCAATTACTTCTTTACGGCTGTGTTTATACTGGAGGCGAATATGAAGCTCGTTGCTTTGGGCtggcatttgtatttgaaagATCGCTGGAATCAACTGGACGTGGGCATTGTTCTCCTCTCCATAGTGGGCATTGTGCTGGAGGAGCTCGAAACGAACATAATTCCGATAAATCCAACCATAATACGCGTAATGCGAGTGCTCCGCATTGCACGCGTCCTGAAGCTGCTCAAGATGGCCAAGGGCATACGCGCATTGCTGGATACAGTGATGCAGGCGCTGCCGCAGGTGGGCAACCTCGGTTTGCTATTCTTTTTGCTCTTCTTCATATTTGCGGCATTGGGCGTGGAGCTGTTTGGTCGCTTAGAGTGCTCAGATGAGATACCCTGTCAGGGTCTGGGCGAGCATGCGCACTTTGCCAACTTTGGCATGGCTTTCCTCACATTGTTTCGCGTAGCGACTGGCGATAATTGGAACGGCATCATGAAGGACACGCTGAGAGATAATTGCGATGACGCCGCAGATTGTGTACGCAACTGTTGCGTTAGCTCGATTATAGCTCCCATATTCTTTGTGATATTCGTTCTAATGGCGCAATTCGTTTTAGTGAATGTCGTCGTGGCTGTATTGATGAAACATCTCGAGGAGAGCCACAAGCAAATGGAAGATGAATTAGATATGGAGGTGGAATTGGAGCGCGAATTAGTGCGCGAACAGGAGTTTGCGCAAGAGCAGAAACTATGCCAACAGCTGGCGGAGCAAGCGCAAAGTGTTGAAGCACCAAccacatcaacaacagcagcagcaacatccacagcagcagctgcaacctCCTCGACTGCTGGTGGATCAGCAGCTGGCTCAAGTAATACGCCACGCCCATTAGCCAAAGTCAAATCGTTGCCAAAGAATTTCATATACAGCACACCCGCTCTCGATAAAAAGAGTTTATCGCTGACGCTCTGCTCCAGCTTCAATACCCAACGACGTCAAACTTTGCAATatctacagcagcagcagcagcatcaaggAATACAAGGACTTAATCTGGCGGAGCTGGGCACAGTTAAtgccgcagcagcgctgcagcgaCGCACGCGTCGCGCttcagcagcaggcagcggctTTCGGCGTCGCGGCATTCTGGCCAAGGAACGCTCGCTGGATGAGCAGGCCATACGTCGACGCAATCTGGAGACCAAGCGCACTAGCTGCGACTCTTTGGCTCTCGACTACAGACGCGGCACCATTTTTGAAAGCATGGAATCGGATGCACCCAGCAGCAATAGCTATGATCTGGATGTGCGCAGCATACGCAGCGCCGAGCTGCCACCAACAGCTCCTCCCTTGGCTGTGGTCAGCGCTTTGGTTACGCCCACACCCAGCACAGTCAGCTCGGTGTCGGCGCCACCGCCGACGCGTCGTCCCTTTGGCTGGTCACAGTCCGTCGATCAGGGTTGCATGCGCAGCAGTTTGCTGTTGTCGGTGCCGCGTTCAATGCCGCCGCGCAgtcgcagcggcagcaccaAACAGCTTTTCAAGCAACAAGCGCTGGATGAGGATGCTGATATGGATGaatcttcgctgctgcttccaAGTGtttcctctgctgctgctacgccaccgctgccgccgcccgctgctgctgctgccgccgtaGTGCCAACTGATGGTCCCGCCAGCATTGTAGCCAAATCTGATTCGGCGGACATCTTGCGCATCATTAGCGAACGTCGTCGCATGGATCAACGTGATCAATGCGGCAATGAGGACAGCGATTACAATGAGCTCCTCCTTGTCAAATCACCGCAGTCATCAACGGAATAA